One part of the Zymomonas mobilis subsp. pomaceae ATCC 29192 genome encodes these proteins:
- a CDS encoding 23S rRNA (pseudouridine(1915)-N(3))-methyltransferase RlmH, protein MKIHIIARGRIGRSPEGELVERYMKRLSWPYRITELPDRESAASLPPAPSHAMTIALDETGKAWRSLDFARKMGEWQDEGRSEIRFLIGAADGLREEERKAADMYFAFGPATWPHMLARAMLAEQLWRASAILTRHPYHREG, encoded by the coding sequence ATGAAGATTCACATCATTGCTAGAGGACGTATCGGCCGTTCACCTGAAGGTGAATTGGTAGAACGTTATATGAAGCGGCTTTCATGGCCTTATCGTATTACAGAATTGCCTGACCGTGAAAGTGCAGCGTCTCTGCCGCCTGCACCTTCTCATGCCATGACCATTGCCTTGGATGAAACGGGGAAAGCATGGCGTTCCTTGGATTTTGCCCGCAAAATGGGCGAATGGCAGGATGAAGGGCGTTCCGAAATTCGCTTCCTCATCGGTGCCGCCGATGGTTTGAGGGAAGAAGAACGAAAAGCCGCTGATATGTATTTTGCATTTGGGCCTGCTACTTGGCCTCATATGTTAGCGCGTGCCATGCTAGCCGAACAATTATGGCGAGCAAGCGCTATTTTAACGCGCCACCCCTATCACCGTGAAGGCTAA
- a CDS encoding demethoxyubiquinone hydroxylase family protein: MSKLSSQTPLMPSLTKEERDSMIRVDHAGEYGAIRIYAGQLAIMGDRTGRLSALISKMAAQEERHFAGFDKLVQERHVRPTALQPLWKIAGFALGAATALVGPKTAMACTAAVESEIDQHYKSQMDQLGQEDHALKGMISEYRDEELEHRQHALDEGAEQIPAYPLVYGLIRLGCKAAIALSKRF, encoded by the coding sequence ATGTCTAAATTATCTTCCCAAACGCCGCTAATGCCGTCTCTGACGAAAGAAGAGCGGGATTCCATGATCCGCGTCGATCACGCTGGAGAATATGGCGCCATTCGAATCTATGCCGGTCAGCTTGCTATCATGGGCGATCGGACAGGACGGTTGTCGGCCTTGATCAGTAAAATGGCGGCACAAGAAGAACGGCATTTTGCAGGCTTTGATAAATTAGTACAAGAACGCCATGTCCGACCTACCGCATTACAGCCACTTTGGAAAATAGCCGGTTTTGCTCTAGGCGCAGCAACCGCTCTTGTTGGGCCAAAAACAGCGATGGCCTGCACTGCTGCGGTCGAAAGTGAAATTGATCAGCATTACAAAAGCCAAATGGATCAGTTAGGGCAAGAAGATCATGCCTTAAAAGGGATGATTTCCGAATATCGCGACGAGGAACTAGAGCATCGACAACATGCCCTTGATGAAGGGGCGGAACAAATCCCCGCTTATCCTCTAGTGTATGGCCTTATTCGATTAGGATGCAAAGCCGCCATCGCATTATCGAAGCGCTTTTGA
- a CDS encoding glutamate-5-semialdehyde dehydrogenase, with product MTDNNTNNAVDPATIIEAMAKKARLTSAILAQAPTQQKAKALLGTAAALRENSTDILAANAQDIATAEARHLTPAMIDRLRLTPARLEGMIKALEAIAVLEDPVGQIIDKRTRPNGLDLTRIRVPIGVIGIIYESRPNVTIDAAALTLMSGNAAILRGGSEAIHSNQALYQAMQQGLRDAELPETATQLIPTTDRALVGAMLSANGLIDLVIPRGGKSLVARVQQEARVPVLAHLDGINHSYVHAAADPEMVEKVVVNAKMRRTGICGATETLLIDRRYPAAKALIQALLAANCTVRGTEEIKALDAAVESVEEADWDTEYLDSIVSARFVDNEEQALEHIARHSSQHTDAIITEDKTVAEAFLAQVDSAIVMWNASTQFSDGGEFGLGAEIGIATGRIHARGPVALEGLTSYKWQVRGTGQIRPL from the coding sequence ATGACTGATAATAATACCAATAATGCCGTTGATCCGGCAACGATAATTGAGGCTATGGCAAAAAAGGCGCGCTTGACGAGCGCGATTTTAGCCCAAGCACCGACACAGCAAAAAGCAAAAGCGTTGTTAGGAACAGCTGCTGCACTCCGTGAAAATTCGACCGATATTTTGGCTGCCAATGCGCAAGATATCGCGACCGCGGAAGCCCGTCATCTAACACCTGCCATGATTGATCGATTACGCCTGACCCCTGCGCGTTTAGAAGGTATGATCAAGGCATTGGAGGCTATTGCGGTTTTAGAAGATCCGGTGGGTCAGATTATTGATAAACGCACACGTCCTAATGGGTTGGATCTGACACGTATCCGCGTACCGATTGGCGTTATTGGCATTATCTATGAAAGCCGTCCCAACGTCACCATTGATGCCGCGGCCCTTACCCTAATGTCGGGTAATGCTGCCATCTTGCGGGGTGGGTCAGAAGCTATACATAGTAATCAAGCACTTTATCAGGCAATGCAACAGGGCTTAAGAGATGCTGAATTGCCGGAAACAGCAACCCAACTCATTCCGACAACAGATCGCGCCTTGGTAGGCGCTATGCTGTCAGCCAATGGTTTGATTGATCTAGTTATTCCGCGCGGCGGTAAATCCTTGGTGGCGCGGGTGCAGCAAGAAGCCCGTGTCCCCGTCTTAGCGCATCTTGATGGTATCAATCACAGCTATGTGCATGCGGCGGCCGATCCCGAAATGGTCGAAAAAGTGGTTGTTAATGCTAAAATGCGTCGAACAGGTATTTGTGGGGCGACCGAAACCTTATTGATTGATCGTCGTTATCCAGCGGCAAAAGCACTTATTCAGGCTTTGTTAGCAGCAAATTGTACAGTTCGCGGCACAGAAGAAATCAAAGCTCTGGATGCGGCTGTCGAGTCGGTGGAAGAAGCCGACTGGGATACTGAATATTTGGATTCTATCGTCTCAGCACGCTTTGTTGACAATGAAGAACAAGCGTTAGAGCATATTGCACGCCATAGTTCCCAGCATACGGATGCGATTATTACAGAAGATAAGACCGTTGCAGAAGCCTTCTTGGCCCAGGTGGACTCGGCTATTGTTATGTGGAACGCTTCCACACAGTTTTCCGATGGTGGAGAATTCGGCTTGGGGGCAGAAATTGGAATCGCAACCGGACGGATTCATGCGCGAGGCCCCGTCGCGCTGGAAGGTTTGACAAGCTACAAATGGCAGGTGCGCGGAACAGGACAGATAAGACCTTTATAA
- a CDS encoding S41 family peptidase produces the protein MKIKKLRMPLLIALVSTGMLIPVLTSSMAAVDSQNTDTYHQLDQFMRVFEQVRSSYVDKVDDQKLIQGAIDGMLSSLDPHSSYMNAHQFANLKTQADGNYGGLGLTVMAQDGILKVISPMKDTPSWKAGIKAGDYITHINGQFIYGSNMDDAVSRMRGTPGTSVKLTIVRPGRDKEFDVTITREIIQVQSVKWEVKDHIGIITVSSFSHNVGPDVIKAIADIEKQNKGEPLGYIVDLRSNPGGLLDQAVALSDIFLDHGEVVSERGREKTDIRRYFAKSGDLAHGLPVIVLVDGGSASASEIVAGALQDQHRALIMGTQSFGKGSVQTLLPLGDDTALRLTTARYYTPSGRSVQEGGIQPDIIVPQLSDPDYKNRPHLREADLLRHLINQSNTDNSLLEDDNGKTDPQFTETPESLKKAHITDFQLDYAIKTLRRIAMPSDKTVQDNKSIATVSRHPLQNKK, from the coding sequence ATGAAAATAAAAAAATTACGGATGCCCCTCCTCATTGCCCTTGTCAGCACGGGCATGCTGATTCCTGTCCTGACCTCTTCTATGGCCGCGGTCGATAGTCAGAATACGGATACCTATCATCAGCTTGACCAGTTTATGCGGGTTTTTGAACAGGTCAGAAGCAGTTATGTCGACAAGGTTGACGATCAAAAACTGATTCAAGGGGCTATCGACGGAATGTTGTCCAGCCTTGACCCCCACAGTTCTTATATGAACGCTCATCAATTCGCTAATCTGAAAACACAGGCCGATGGTAATTACGGTGGCTTGGGTCTAACGGTTATGGCGCAAGATGGTATTTTAAAAGTCATTAGTCCGATGAAGGACACCCCTTCATGGAAGGCTGGCATTAAAGCCGGAGATTACATCACCCATATAAATGGGCAATTTATCTATGGTTCAAACATGGATGATGCGGTGTCACGGATGCGGGGCACACCTGGCACCTCTGTAAAATTGACGATTGTCCGCCCGGGACGGGACAAGGAATTTGATGTTACTATTACACGGGAAATCATTCAGGTTCAGTCGGTAAAATGGGAAGTTAAAGACCACATTGGCATCATAACAGTGAGTTCTTTTTCCCATAATGTCGGCCCCGATGTTATCAAGGCTATCGCGGATATAGAAAAACAGAATAAAGGAGAACCTTTAGGTTACATCGTCGATTTACGCTCCAACCCGGGCGGTCTGTTAGATCAAGCCGTCGCATTAAGCGATATTTTCTTGGATCATGGCGAAGTGGTCTCTGAAAGAGGCCGAGAAAAAACAGATATTCGGCGCTATTTCGCTAAATCGGGTGATCTGGCGCATGGGCTGCCCGTTATCGTTTTGGTGGACGGGGGATCCGCTTCAGCTTCTGAAATCGTAGCAGGGGCTTTGCAAGATCAGCATCGTGCCTTGATTATGGGCACCCAGAGCTTCGGAAAAGGATCGGTTCAGACCTTGTTACCTTTGGGGGATGATACAGCTCTTAGACTGACAACAGCGCGCTATTATACACCTTCAGGTCGTTCGGTTCAGGAAGGCGGTATTCAACCGGATATTATTGTACCGCAATTATCTGATCCTGATTACAAAAATCGTCCCCATTTGCGCGAAGCGGATTTGTTGCGCCATTTGATAAATCAGTCTAATACAGATAACAGTTTATTAGAGGATGATAACGGAAAAACTGATCCTCAGTTTACCGAAACGCCTGAAAGCCTGAAAAAAGCGCATATAACCGATTTCCAACTGGATTATGCGATAAAAACGCTTAGGCGAATCGCTATGCCGTCCGATAAAACGGTGCAGGATAATAAATCTATCGCGACCGTATCCAGGCATCCTCTTCAAAATAAAAAATGA
- a CDS encoding disulfide bond formation protein B encodes MAPSTAPATKKPLWIELKDWALNTTAQQRLTFARWIAFLYPTISMISALGSEYIGHLYPCEMCLWQRKPHYIAIGLMLFSFALSFVFSKKESLRPYITPSKKIFTLLAAFSIAVSGVIGAFHAGVEYHWWQGITTCSLPISGNNTQEMFNAIMKAPFVRCDIPAWTFFGISLAGFNAIFSIGGGVVITLLCLNYLPKRR; translated from the coding sequence ATGGCACCCAGCACCGCGCCCGCTACTAAAAAGCCTTTATGGATAGAATTAAAAGATTGGGCACTTAATACAACGGCTCAGCAAAGATTGACCTTTGCCCGTTGGATTGCCTTTTTATACCCAACTATTTCGATGATAAGCGCTTTGGGATCAGAGTATATCGGTCATCTTTACCCTTGTGAAATGTGTTTGTGGCAGCGAAAACCCCATTATATTGCCATTGGGTTGATGCTGTTTTCTTTCGCTTTATCTTTTGTCTTTTCAAAAAAAGAGTCTTTACGGCCTTATATAACGCCTTCCAAAAAAATTTTTACCTTGTTAGCGGCCTTTTCAATCGCTGTAAGTGGGGTGATCGGTGCCTTTCATGCGGGTGTAGAATATCACTGGTGGCAGGGTATCACGACCTGTTCCTTGCCGATTTCGGGAAACAATACGCAAGAAATGTTCAACGCTATTATGAAAGCGCCTTTTGTGCGCTGTGATATTCCCGCGTGGACATTTTTTGGTATTTCCTTAGCGGGTTTTAATGCTATATTTTCGATCGGGGGCGGAGTTGTTATTACGCTTTTATGTCTAAATTATCTTCCCAAACGCCGCTAA
- a CDS encoding tetratricopeptide repeat protein encodes MASMELKMKLHRKLLLICLSSTFISAPLWGATPTSDTLNQQVDQLQRQMRAVQRKIFPDGKNHEIVSPEITAPVATEAAPNQPDTSLLTVLSARVDSLEQSMTQLTAQTEENGHRLRQMEQQFENFKTEMQSRLTAPAEAGVTGDTDPVNMPPQSSNNGQSNTVQNNMTKPNNASNIKNNTPLVSKSDDVKGIATVAPVTKATSDKNQADNTVKSSVNKMTDTKKTVTSSPAPIGPATKTTADKSVTALIAENADSNSDPAEQAYLAGYKLWMDKRYPEAETVLKSVITKYPDHHRASYARNLMGRAYLDSGQPAQAAEIFYANYQTLPQGARAPDSLYFLGQSLMALKPPRPKDACKVYAELLDVYSDKLGDSLKDRITKGQDQAKCR; translated from the coding sequence ATGGCTAGTATGGAATTGAAAATGAAATTACACCGCAAACTGCTTCTTATCTGCTTATCGTCCACTTTTATAAGCGCTCCTCTTTGGGGAGCAACGCCAACCTCTGATACGCTTAATCAACAGGTCGATCAGCTTCAAAGGCAAATGCGGGCTGTTCAGCGTAAAATTTTCCCGGATGGCAAAAATCATGAAATTGTGAGTCCAGAAATTACGGCACCTGTCGCTACAGAAGCGGCCCCTAATCAACCTGATACGTCCCTTCTTACTGTATTAAGTGCGCGGGTGGATTCTCTTGAGCAATCAATGACTCAGTTGACGGCACAGACAGAAGAAAATGGTCATCGGCTGCGCCAAATGGAACAGCAGTTTGAAAATTTCAAAACAGAAATGCAGTCACGACTGACAGCGCCGGCTGAAGCGGGTGTAACCGGTGATACTGATCCGGTAAATATGCCCCCACAGTCAAGCAATAATGGGCAATCCAATACGGTTCAAAATAATATGACCAAGCCCAATAATGCCTCTAATATAAAAAATAATACACCGCTTGTCAGTAAGAGCGATGACGTAAAAGGGATAGCGACGGTAGCACCTGTTACCAAGGCAACCTCTGATAAAAATCAGGCCGATAATACAGTAAAATCATCTGTTAATAAAATGACGGATACAAAAAAAACAGTAACGTCGTCCCCTGCCCCTATAGGGCCCGCAACAAAAACCACAGCCGATAAATCGGTAACAGCTTTGATCGCTGAAAATGCTGATTCTAATAGCGATCCGGCAGAACAAGCCTATCTTGCGGGATATAAATTATGGATGGATAAGCGCTATCCAGAAGCGGAAACGGTTTTAAAATCAGTTATTACAAAATATCCAGATCACCATCGTGCCAGCTATGCCCGTAATTTGATGGGACGGGCTTATTTGGATTCTGGGCAACCAGCCCAAGCTGCAGAAATTTTTTATGCTAATTACCAGACTCTTCCTCAGGGGGCACGTGCGCCCGACAGTCTCTATTTCTTAGGCCAATCCTTGATGGCTTTAAAACCGCCCCGCCCTAAAGATGCATGTAAAGTATATGCCGAATTATTGGATGTTTACAGTGACAAGCTAGGCGATTCTTTGAAAGATCGTATTACAAAGGGGCAGGACCAAGCCAAATGCCGTTAA
- the tilS gene encoding tRNA lysidine(34) synthetase TilS, with protein MKNNLKTLLETEAHRFHLALQHAASVSELGKLGIAVSGGGDSLALLLLGYVSGFDVEAVTVDHSLRQESAEEARFVAQICQQLAIPHQILTTQIEATGEGIQAAARIRRYALMAQWAKERQVTALMTAHHADDQAETLLMRAAHGSGIAGLAAIRPNVLFSAEGQTIRLLRPLLDFSRLELATIVEKAGLKAVSDPSNDNPHYDRTHFRRLLIAAPWIDRRKLANTARYCQQSEEALDWITQKEAAARIRLQGKGVRFDPEDLPIEILRRLVVLCLQRVGEKKQVRGTDLTRFIGFLQQGKKASLSEIIGEGGVLWRFYPAPPRKNKQI; from the coding sequence ATGAAAAATAATTTAAAAACCCTTCTTGAAACAGAGGCCCATCGCTTTCATCTAGCTTTACAGCATGCAGCCTCAGTTTCTGAATTAGGGAAATTGGGCATTGCTGTTTCGGGTGGTGGAGATAGCCTTGCGCTGCTGTTATTGGGATATGTCAGTGGTTTTGACGTTGAAGCCGTAACAGTCGATCATAGTTTACGGCAGGAATCGGCTGAAGAAGCGCGTTTTGTCGCCCAGATTTGCCAGCAGCTTGCTATCCCGCATCAAATCTTGACAACCCAGATCGAAGCAACAGGCGAAGGTATTCAAGCCGCCGCACGTATTCGGCGTTATGCGCTTATGGCACAATGGGCCAAAGAAAGACAGGTTACTGCTTTGATGACCGCCCATCATGCGGATGATCAGGCTGAAACTTTGTTAATGCGGGCGGCACACGGCAGCGGTATTGCGGGGCTTGCCGCTATCCGACCTAATGTCCTCTTTTCAGCAGAAGGACAAACTATAAGATTGTTGCGTCCCCTGCTCGATTTTTCACGACTGGAATTAGCCACTATTGTTGAAAAGGCAGGGTTAAAAGCGGTTAGTGATCCATCCAATGACAACCCCCATTATGACCGCACTCATTTTCGACGCTTACTTATTGCAGCGCCTTGGATTGACCGACGAAAGTTAGCTAACACTGCCCGATATTGTCAGCAATCAGAAGAAGCATTGGACTGGATTACCCAAAAAGAGGCGGCGGCGAGGATTCGATTACAGGGCAAAGGAGTGCGCTTTGATCCAGAGGATTTACCAATAGAAATTTTACGGCGCTTAGTAGTATTGTGTCTTCAACGCGTAGGTGAAAAAAAACAAGTCCGTGGGACAGACCTTACGCGTTTTATTGGTTTTTTGCAGCAAGGCAAAAAGGCCAGTTTATCAGAAATTATCGGAGAAGGTGGGGTATTATGGCGTTTTTATCCTGCACCACCTCGAAAAAATAAGCAGATATGA
- the ftsH gene encoding ATP-dependent zinc metalloprotease FtsH yields the protein MAMNDNNKKPQGPQTNAWMKTILIGGAVIAALAFAVTLFDGSGHERSVSNVAYSEFLNRVDNNTVKDVIIGHDELTGHFSDNSAFKTVAPSDPQLIQRLQSKNITFRALPEDTVSFWQILLSQFLLPFILFLGLGFLFVRQMQKSGGGGAMGFGKSRARLLTEKQGRVTFNDIAGIEEAREELEEIVDFLKDPTRFSRLGGKIPKGALLVGPPGTGKTLLARAIAGEAGVPFFAISGSDFVEMFVGVGASRVRDMFEQAKKNAPCIIFIDEIDAVGRHRGAGLGNGNDEREQTLNQLLVEMDGFEANEGIIIVAATNRPDVLDPALLRPGRFDRQVIVPRPDIEGRLKILQVHMKKTPLAPDVDVRTIARGTPGFSGADLANIVNEAALLAARKGKRLVAMSEFEEAKDKVMMGAERRSVIMTEEEKRSTAYHEAGHALVSLHVPGCDPLHKVTVIPRGRALGVTWNLPERDQLSVNMKQMKARLALCFGGRIAEQLIYGEDSLNTGASNDIQQATDMARAMVTEYGMSPRLGWLRYRENQDEVFLGHSVSRSQNISEETAKLIDQEVRVLVEEGEARARQVLTEHIEELHRLANALIEYESLTGAEAKRAIAGETIAIQDVKPQVTIPLAGGASGVPKSSPFGGWGNAAPQGA from the coding sequence ATGGCTATGAACGACAATAATAAGAAACCCCAAGGGCCACAGACCAATGCATGGATGAAAACTATCCTTATTGGTGGTGCGGTTATTGCCGCCCTTGCCTTTGCTGTGACCTTATTTGACGGCAGCGGACATGAACGCAGCGTCAGTAATGTAGCTTATTCTGAATTCTTGAACCGTGTTGATAACAATACGGTAAAAGATGTCATTATTGGGCATGATGAATTAACGGGCCATTTCAGCGATAACAGCGCGTTTAAGACAGTAGCGCCCAGTGACCCGCAATTGATTCAGCGTTTACAGAGTAAAAATATTACTTTCCGCGCTTTGCCAGAGGATACGGTTAGCTTTTGGCAAATTCTTCTGTCACAATTTTTATTGCCTTTCATTCTGTTTTTGGGGTTGGGCTTTCTCTTCGTCCGCCAGATGCAAAAAAGTGGCGGCGGCGGCGCTATGGGCTTTGGAAAGTCACGCGCGCGTCTTTTGACTGAAAAGCAAGGGCGTGTCACTTTTAACGATATTGCCGGTATTGAAGAAGCCCGCGAAGAGTTAGAAGAAATTGTCGATTTTCTAAAAGACCCGACCCGTTTTTCGCGCTTAGGCGGTAAAATTCCTAAAGGGGCTTTGTTGGTGGGGCCTCCGGGAACGGGGAAAACCCTGTTAGCACGTGCTATCGCTGGAGAAGCGGGCGTGCCTTTTTTTGCGATTTCGGGTTCTGACTTTGTCGAAATGTTCGTCGGTGTCGGTGCCAGCCGTGTCCGTGACATGTTTGAACAAGCGAAGAAGAATGCCCCTTGCATTATTTTCATTGATGAAATCGATGCTGTCGGACGGCATCGGGGTGCTGGGCTTGGTAACGGTAACGATGAACGGGAACAGACCTTAAACCAGTTACTGGTAGAAATGGATGGTTTCGAAGCCAACGAAGGGATCATCATTGTTGCAGCGACCAATCGTCCAGATGTTTTAGATCCGGCCCTTCTTCGCCCCGGTCGTTTCGATCGGCAGGTTATTGTGCCGCGTCCAGACATTGAAGGCCGTCTGAAAATTCTTCAGGTACACATGAAGAAAACCCCGTTGGCACCGGATGTTGATGTCAGAACCATTGCCAGAGGTACGCCAGGATTTTCCGGAGCTGACCTTGCCAATATTGTCAATGAGGCGGCACTTTTAGCCGCACGAAAAGGCAAACGTTTGGTTGCGATGAGTGAATTTGAAGAAGCCAAAGACAAAGTTATGATGGGCGCGGAACGGCGTTCGGTTATCATGACTGAAGAAGAAAAGCGCTCGACGGCTTATCATGAAGCGGGTCATGCCTTGGTTTCTTTGCATGTCCCAGGTTGTGATCCATTGCATAAAGTGACCGTTATTCCCCGTGGTCGTGCTTTGGGTGTAACGTGGAATTTGCCTGAACGCGATCAGCTTTCGGTTAATATGAAGCAGATGAAGGCAAGATTAGCTTTGTGCTTTGGTGGACGCATTGCAGAACAGCTTATCTATGGCGAAGATTCTCTTAATACGGGGGCTTCTAACGATATTCAGCAAGCGACCGATATGGCGCGCGCCATGGTGACAGAATATGGTATGTCGCCGCGTCTGGGATGGCTTCGCTATCGTGAAAATCAGGATGAAGTATTTTTAGGCCATAGTGTTTCACGTTCACAGAATATTTCTGAAGAAACCGCGAAACTGATTGATCAGGAAGTTCGGGTTTTGGTCGAAGAAGGGGAAGCACGAGCGCGTCAGGTTTTAACCGAACATATCGAGGAATTGCATCGCCTTGCTAATGCTTTAATCGAATATGAGAGTCTGACGGGGGCTGAAGCCAAACGCGCTATTGCGGGTGAAACTATCGCGATACAGGATGTGAAACCTCAAGTGACCATTCCTTTAGCGGGTGGCGCTTCTGGTGTTCCCAAAAGTTCCCCTTTTGGCGGATGGGGTAATGCAGCACCTCAAGGCGCTTAG
- the rsfS gene encoding ribosome silencing factor, protein MLLKLVMQSLDDDQALEIISIPLAGKSSIADYMVIASGRSSRQVTAMAQKLAERIKVATGHITRIEGLPSADWVLLDAGDIIVHLFRPEVRSFYNLERMWGFGDENDSPVLQSVVS, encoded by the coding sequence ATGCTTTTAAAGCTGGTCATGCAGTCGCTTGATGACGATCAAGCCCTTGAGATTATCTCTATACCTTTAGCCGGAAAGTCCAGCATAGCTGATTATATGGTCATTGCCAGCGGACGTTCTTCGCGTCAGGTAACCGCAATGGCCCAAAAATTGGCAGAACGGATTAAGGTTGCGACTGGCCATATTACCAGAATTGAAGGTCTGCCTTCGGCGGATTGGGTGCTTCTGGATGCTGGTGATATTATTGTTCATCTTTTCCGCCCAGAAGTGCGGAGTTTCTACAATCTGGAAAGAATGTGGGGATTTGGAGACGAGAATGATAGCCCTGTTTTACAATCTGTCGTGTCTTAA
- a CDS encoding murein hydrolase activator EnvC family protein, which yields MLGIDKGLIYPIIRFLTLLWLSILLSHHGFAAVPSEKPNYSPKSFIFTKAQQQATLSRNKAKILEKDAAFIKERAQKALIEAAHVAADIEKLQTKIDIERHYLLQIDTMRRNERAELARQKQPLTRMAAALEQRSHYFSILSILKPDIMTDIVHIRGVIKALTPVIRQRSIESMNRLHTLNLLYQMRQQELDKIRQEQQLLDQKHQYFVNLAHEDQQQVDTLLSQAMYQEDKAIAVMEEAREKLRNSQNPKDLVPVCELPFVGWQLPAKGYLAPSSDQNELRIITEKGMVIMPPKAGIVLYAGNFRSYGQIVILRHENGFSSLLTGLTKLIVKTNDSVRIDQPLGYVGTGYSEIGFQIRHNDETVAMPSKNQFSHQGNSRLSCNFINEPPQENYNQKRTS from the coding sequence ATGTTGGGAATAGATAAGGGATTAATATACCCTATTATTCGATTTTTGACGCTTTTATGGTTATCAATCCTTCTATCGCATCATGGCTTTGCAGCGGTTCCTAGTGAAAAACCAAATTATTCCCCAAAATCCTTTATTTTTACAAAAGCGCAACAACAGGCTACCTTATCGCGCAATAAGGCCAAAATATTAGAGAAGGATGCGGCTTTTATTAAAGAAAGAGCCCAAAAAGCGCTTATTGAGGCAGCGCATGTCGCTGCTGATATTGAAAAATTGCAAACAAAAATCGATATAGAACGCCACTATCTCCTTCAAATTGATACTATGCGCCGCAATGAGAGGGCTGAGTTAGCGAGACAAAAACAACCCCTAACCCGCATGGCTGCCGCCTTAGAACAGAGATCCCATTATTTCTCGATCCTGTCCATTCTGAAACCCGATATTATGACAGATATTGTTCATATAAGAGGCGTTATAAAAGCACTGACGCCTGTCATTCGGCAGCGTTCTATAGAAAGCATGAACAGACTTCATACCCTAAATTTGCTCTATCAAATGAGACAGCAAGAACTTGATAAAATCAGACAAGAGCAACAGTTATTAGACCAAAAACATCAGTATTTCGTTAATTTAGCCCATGAAGATCAACAGCAGGTCGATACCTTATTATCCCAAGCCATGTATCAAGAGGATAAAGCCATAGCTGTCATGGAAGAGGCGCGCGAAAAGCTGAGAAATAGTCAAAATCCCAAGGATTTAGTGCCCGTTTGCGAGCTACCTTTTGTCGGCTGGCAGCTTCCCGCCAAGGGCTATCTTGCCCCCAGCTCTGACCAAAACGAGTTACGGATTATAACAGAAAAAGGTATGGTTATCATGCCCCCTAAAGCGGGGATCGTCCTCTATGCCGGTAATTTTAGAAGTTATGGCCAAATCGTTATCCTACGCCATGAGAATGGTTTTTCATCCTTGCTGACAGGCCTTACAAAACTGATCGTAAAAACGAATGACTCTGTTAGAATAGACCAACCTTTAGGCTATGTAGGTACGGGATATTCAGAGATAGGTTTTCAGATTCGCCATAATGATGAAACCGTCGCAATGCCGTCAAAAAATCAGTTCTCTCACCAGGGGAATTCCCGATTATCTTGCAATTTTATAAATGAACCCCCACAAGAAAACTATAATCAGAAAAGAACCTCCTAA
- a CDS encoding nicotinate-nucleotide adenylyltransferase: MKKLTGLLGGSFNPAHQGHRHISLLAKKALGLDEIWWMVSPGNPLKSQAKDMASLSQRFASARRMTRYSPIKVTAIERDLHCRFTVDTLRRLIRRYPNRRFVWLMGMDNLKQFQQWKNWQQIARMVVIAVIARPSYDNKVHAVRAMSWLRRFVRPASRSLYWTDWRPPALVLLRFRPDPSSATVTRARQPDWHKTYSGRGLRDAVTWRPIS; the protein is encoded by the coding sequence ATGAAAAAATTAACGGGTTTACTGGGGGGATCTTTTAATCCGGCGCATCAAGGGCACCGTCATATTTCTTTATTGGCAAAAAAAGCATTAGGCTTAGATGAAATATGGTGGATGGTTTCTCCCGGAAACCCTTTAAAATCTCAAGCCAAGGATATGGCTTCCTTATCTCAGCGTTTTGCCTCTGCGCGTAGAATGACCCGTTACAGCCCGATTAAGGTAACGGCCATTGAAAGAGATCTCCATTGTCGCTTTACCGTTGATACATTGCGACGGTTGATCCGGCGTTATCCTAACCGGCGTTTTGTTTGGTTAATGGGGATGGATAACCTGAAACAATTTCAACAATGGAAGAATTGGCAACAAATTGCGCGTATGGTTGTGATTGCGGTCATTGCGCGTCCGAGTTATGATAACAAAGTTCACGCCGTGAGGGCGATGAGCTGGCTGCGGCGTTTTGTCCGACCTGCAAGCCGGTCACTTTATTGGACAGATTGGAGGCCGCCAGCGCTTGTGCTGTTGCGCTTTCGTCCCGACCCTTCTTCTGCGACTGTCACGCGTGCCCGTCAACCCGACTGGCACAAGACATATTCAGGTCGGGGGTTACGAGATGCTGTAACATGGCGACCAATCAGCTAG